In Perca fluviatilis chromosome 19, GENO_Pfluv_1.0, whole genome shotgun sequence, the genomic window GCAGCTGCACGTCTGCACAGCTTAGCTTACCTCCCACCAGGTATATGGGCCCAGACAGCGCCTGGAATGTTTGTCAAAGACGTACAATATATGTATGTTaaccggagtcaaattccttgtttgtttgcacaattctgattctgatttaattatcatatttaatcatcaaCAGGTCCATTTTCCATCTAGTGGTTTTTAAACAAGATGCAACAGTTATTAGACCACACCATTTCATATAATATGTACAGTAAGCATGGTGGTACCTTTTCAAACACAGGAAGGTAGCGGTCCTTTGCTTTACTTTTAATGGGTTCCAGTTTTGCATCTGCTTTGAAGGGCAACATCATTATCATTTCCATGAGGTCAAATATTCCCTCTGAATACATGTTGATCCTGAGGAAAAGCACATGGCCTACTGTGACACATTCATCCACTAAAATCATGTCCTAAAATACACttaatataatacataataatataataaataaagaaatggacCCCACATGACACGGTCTTTGAGATCTTTTCCATGAAGATTGTACTTCTCTGCGATGTAATTCAAGATTGCTTTTGTCTGAACAAGCTTCATGCCATCGATCTCCACCATAGGAACCTGTTGAAACATGAGAGCTCCATCTGCAGAGGAAACACAGCAGCAGGTAATGCAGAGCGCCACACCCATGTggtaaaatattaatttaaagaTTAACAGGTCACAATGTTACGTTTAAGATCTTCACCTCACAAAGTCCGTCtcacccatagacagtatataaaaacgTCTCACCCGGGTGCATCATGGGTTGACGTTAACAGATAAACAAATTGAAAAAGTAAACACGTGACTTGGTTTATTTGAGCTTGTAAACACCTTTTTGAAAACCAACTTACCACTCAGGAGTTTTTCATACTGCTCACGAGTTGCCAGATAgatctcatcaaactgtgaacACGAGATTACATAACACATTCACGGCACATTCAGGAAGTTTGGGGTTCTTGAAAGACAGCCTAGCTTCAGATTAATATCATCACACACATCGCTTACCTCGACCTCTGCAACTGTCAAAAGCCAACGGATTGACTCCATTTTCCCTCTCCCATTGAAGTAGTGCAGCACAACTTTCCCAGCCATGGCTATAGTATTTTTGaagtgtaacgttaacgttaactcTCTAAAATTAAAAAGAGACACATTAAATAACACAAACTGAATTCAAATGCACGTTACGTTACCAAAACTGAGTTAATATTTCGTTGGTGTTACACCTATACACCGGCACAGCTGACTTGGAGAAGTCAGGGTGAAGTCAGCAGACGTAGCTAGAAAGTATAAAGATGGAAACATCCGAAGTCTCTGATTGGTTAGTTCTGGCCAACAGAAACATGTCTAATTAACATGTTGCCGCTAGACATCATGGGAAAAATACTCTCTGACCGTGTTCGTTTAATAATTTTGAGGTGAAAAGTTCGAAGTATCAACGTAGTTTACAAGTTATAAATATGACAAGATTGTTACGTGTACTAGTATGTAATATAAACATTGTGTCGATATTCGACACCGTGATAGTTAAGGGTTGTATTGTACTGCCTGTTATATACGCCATGCCTTACAATTTAATTTCGGATGTGAGGGCGATCTGGCTGCGACATCTGTCACCCCATTGATCGCTAGGGTTTATTCGGCTGATCTGGCTGGCTAGGCGGGTGTCCCCTTCCTCCCTCACCGCTCCATGTGTGTCCCTCCCGAAGCCCCGCGCTCGGTGGAAGAGGACGATGGTTCCCCCGGCGGACGT contains:
- the gsta.1 gene encoding glutathione S-transferase, alpha tandem duplicate 1, producing the protein MAGKVVLHYFNGRGKMESIRWLLTVAEVEFDEIYLATREQYEKLLSDGALMFQQVPMVEIDGMKLVQTKAILNYIAEKYNLHGKDLKDRVMINMYSEGIFDLMEMIMMLPFKADAKLEPIKSKAKDRYLPVFEKALSGPIYLVGGKLSCADVQLLECTLMLEEKFPEILGEFPNVKAFQGRMTQIPAISRFLQPGSKRKPQPDETYVKTIMEVFKINIPLS